Proteins from one Mycobacterium adipatum genomic window:
- a CDS encoding ABC transporter substrate-binding protein, translated as MRLVAAIIAAVVVVASAGCSTGQRVDLGQDAGNLVAAIAGEPDQLDPQKTSAYFSFEVLENVFDTLVEPDADLIMRPALAQSWEISPDQLVWTFRLRPDVTFHDGSPFTADDVVYSYRRIIDEELTNVDKLSALADISAVDDHTVRISLARPTPNLLTNLGGFKGMAIVQRRNVEEGRIATHPVGTGPFAFVSHQRGDSITLRANSRYWDGAPNIAGVTYRFISEPSTALSALQAGEVDWTDAVPPQRVNQLRNDDSLHLAQTPSNDYWYLALNLARPPWNDVRVRRAVAYAIDRLSILQATSYGTAQANQLAIPEGNPWFVPYDRYRRDLDKARALLQEAGVTPSSMDLLVTTEYPQTVTAAQVIADNLAPLGITVNIRTVDFATWLDEQNSGRFDMLMMGWLGNIDPDDFYYAQHHTDGTSNAQKFSDPRVDRLLDAGRTETDVAARKADYAQAATLIADEVSYLYLYNPAVIQAWTPGLSGYQARRDKAIRFRDAALDSGGANP; from the coding sequence ATGCGACTGGTCGCGGCCATCATCGCCGCCGTCGTCGTGGTCGCGTCCGCGGGATGCTCCACCGGTCAGCGGGTCGACCTCGGCCAGGACGCGGGCAACCTGGTTGCCGCGATCGCCGGAGAACCCGACCAGTTGGACCCGCAGAAGACCAGCGCGTATTTCTCGTTCGAAGTCCTGGAGAACGTGTTCGACACGCTGGTCGAACCCGACGCCGATCTGATCATGCGTCCGGCGCTCGCGCAGTCCTGGGAGATCTCACCGGACCAGCTGGTCTGGACGTTCCGGCTGCGGCCGGACGTGACCTTTCACGACGGCAGTCCGTTCACCGCCGACGACGTCGTCTACTCCTACCGCCGCATCATCGACGAAGAACTCACCAACGTCGACAAACTCAGCGCGCTGGCCGACATCAGCGCCGTCGACGACCACACGGTGCGTATCTCGCTGGCACGCCCGACGCCGAATCTGCTGACCAACCTCGGCGGGTTCAAGGGAATGGCGATCGTGCAGCGTCGCAATGTCGAGGAAGGTCGGATCGCCACGCATCCGGTCGGCACCGGCCCGTTCGCCTTCGTCTCCCACCAGCGCGGCGACTCGATCACCTTGCGCGCCAACTCCCGATATTGGGACGGTGCCCCGAACATCGCCGGCGTGACCTACCGATTCATCAGCGAACCATCCACCGCTCTGTCCGCTCTGCAGGCCGGTGAGGTGGACTGGACCGATGCGGTGCCACCCCAACGGGTGAACCAGTTGCGCAACGACGATTCGCTGCACCTGGCGCAGACGCCGAGTAACGACTACTGGTACCTGGCGCTCAACCTGGCCCGCCCACCGTGGAACGACGTGCGCGTCCGCCGAGCGGTGGCCTACGCCATCGACCGACTGTCGATCCTGCAGGCCACCAGTTACGGTACCGCGCAAGCGAATCAACTGGCGATCCCCGAGGGCAACCCGTGGTTCGTGCCCTATGACCGTTACCGCCGGGACCTGGACAAGGCCCGCGCGCTGCTGCAGGAGGCCGGCGTGACACCGTCGTCCATGGACCTGCTGGTCACCACCGAGTACCCGCAGACCGTCACTGCCGCCCAGGTGATCGCCGACAACCTTGCGCCCCTTGGCATCACCGTGAACATCCGCACCGTCGACTTCGCGACCTGGCTCGACGAACAGAACAGCGGACGGTTCGACATGCTGATGATGGGATGGCTGGGCAACATCGACCCCGATGACTTCTACTACGCTCAGCACCACACCGACGGCACCAGCAACGCCCAGAAATTCTCCGATCCACGGGTGGACAGGCTGCTCGACGCCGGCCGCACCGAGACCGATGTCGCAGCGCGCAAAGCGGACTACGCACAGGCCGCCACCCTGATCGCCGACGAGGTGAGCTACCTGTACCTGTACAACCCCGCGGTCATCCAGGCCTGGACACCCGGGCTGTCCGGCTACCAGGCCCGCCGTGACAAGGCGATCCGG